The Lycium ferocissimum isolate CSIRO_LF1 chromosome 8, AGI_CSIRO_Lferr_CH_V1, whole genome shotgun sequence DNA segment GCTTTTCCATTGAACTAATGCATCCCCCATGTAATCTTCAGCATAAGAGTAAAAGCCATATTCATTACTTTCACccaaatcaaaaagaaaacttGAGTTTGAACTATCATCCTGAAGCAAAGATGTGAAATTGTTGAGACATCGTGGGATTTCTCCTGATAAGATGTTCCGAGAAAGATCCAAAATGCGGACTTCATTCAGACGACACAAATTTGTATCTTTCCATTGAACTTGTTGACTCTCAAACTTAAGACAACCAAGAATTTTAATTCTGAGCCAATCCATGATAGAATTTCTCCACTTAActtattccccccccccccccccaccccccacgtCCAAGATTTTCAACACAAAACAGTTCATCAAAGAGGTTGGCAGATAGCCACTAAAATTGTTGTTCCGCAATTGTAGAGATTGGATATCGTGCAAAGCACCAACAGAACTAGGAACTTTACCATGTAGATTGTTGTTAGCTAAATTAAGGATGGCTAGTTCTTCAAATTTCATCAAACAATTGGGAAGTTCTCCTGAAAGTAGGTTATTTGAGAGTTCAATGATGCGGAACAAAGGGTTGGCTATTTTACACAGGAAAGAAATTGCTCCAACAAACTTGTTTTTGGAAAGGTTCAATGTTTTCAAGTTGGAAAGGAATGATGGCACTAAACCTGATAAATTATTTGAACTAAAATCCATCATTGGATAATTAGATTCCTTTGATGCTACAAACTTGGAATACAGATCAGGGACCCCTCCGCTTATtttgttgttggaaatgttgaaGTACATTATTTTAGGAGAAAGATCCCAAAACCAGTTGGGAGCTACACTTGATATACCAACAAAAGAGATATCAAGATAGGAGTAAGTCTTCCGTGTTCGTAGCCATTGTGGGAAATGATGCCCCATTTCACAACGGGAGAGTGATATGATATTTActcaaaaggagcaatccaatTAGGTTCCAACTGAAAAGAGAACGAATTATATGATAAATCCAACTCTTTTAAGGTAGAAAGGTTTGACAGATGTGATTCTGTGATTGAACCTTCTAAGAAATTTGAATTGACTCTCAATCTCTCAAGCTTTGAAAGTTGTCCGACACTTAGGGTTAATATAcctttgaattggttattgttCAAACGCAACTCTCTCAATGCTGAAAATGTTTTTAAGTTTGGCAAAGGTCCTGTAATTTGATTCCAAGATAAAtctagaatctgcaaatgggTAAGGTTCCCAAAAGTATGAGGAATTTCACCTAAGCATGCTCAAGATTAAGGTATTCTAGTCTTGGAAAAGAACCAATGAAATCTGGTATTCCACTTCTACCAAAAACATTGTAACTAAGGTCCAGATACTTCAGATGCTGCAATTCAAGCAATGAAGGAGCAATATTACTTCTCAAGTATTCATTACCATTGAACATAGGCTGCGGAGTGTGAATATCAAGAACCATAATGTGTCCTGTTCTATTGCTACACTGCACACCCTTCCAACTACaacattcttttttctcttcttcttccccCATGACGAGAGAATAAAGTACTTATTGTTTACCCCGGATTGTGAgcaacaattaaatttgtaaaatggtgactaggatatgtggataaacTTAATCTTTTATGATATGAGGTcctatagaatatatatatatatatatatatatatatatatatatatatatatatactagtcaATTTGACCACGCTTCGCGCGGTAGTAAAGCACGTCATTGCATGttaaaattgtaaaatattacttatgatattttaagacaggacttttaaaatttgatctTCAAATTCTAATAGAATAATACAGGTGAAActgtttgttatttttctttaataaacATGTAAAGTAAGAAGAGAATCATGGATttttttatctctttaattgatatatgcatgaaacaaagaagaaatGGCAAATTAAAAAGAACAAAACAATGATTTTTTGAATAGTTCGTTGAAAAAAACTTCTTATTGAATGAATAAGTTTCTAATATTTGATGAGGATTAATAAAATAGGGGTATTCCATAAAGTCATAGCCTATTGTCGTAATCTCATTTCAAAATGACACAAAAACTTTACTTTGGGTGAGAAAGCAAAACTATTGACCGAAATATGAAATATGCTGGAAATAAAATCAAACTTCATCAAACGAATTTGAACCAGTtcctctctctatatatatatgtgtgtgtgtagtaaGTACATAGCAATttcttatataattaaaaatattattttacgtaGAACAGATAAACTATCTTCTAACCAAGACCATCTATAGCTTCCCATTCCAAACCGAAAAAGGGCCAAGAAATGTACCtcaataataaaaaagaaaagaaatgtacctcaataataaaaaagaaaagataaaaaaggCAAGTACGAAGGATAGTTCCTAAAACAAATTCATTGCTGCTACTGGGGATGGGGATGACCAACTTCAAATGCAGTCACATCTTCAACGCCtgatacatgatgatgatgatgatactagtaataataataatctctTAAGAATTTTCTTGTCTTAAAAATCAGGGGCAATCTAGAGTAACCTTATCGTAGTAATGCCATTAGCCAATTATCGAACAATTTCATCAAGTATAAATGTTATCTGTCTTTGAGAGCTCATACAAATTGCTCTAGCATGTAACATTCAAAAGCTTGATCAATACTTTCCCCTTTTGGAAATAACACATTTAAGTGAAATGAAAGAAAACTGATGAATAAAGCTGAACAACTCCCACTAAACAACACTTCCTCATTTTTATTCACATGATGACATGGTTATTAACATTGTTTGTGTCTGGAAGTTTACATGTGAAGAAATTGATTCTAAGATGTAAGTTATAAAGCTGCTATATATTCGAATACACTTGATAATTTCAGACAACTATTATGTACTGGCATTGCTACATCGCCAGAGTCTGTCTTTTGAATCAAGCAAAAAAGTCTTCATTGCCATCAAGAAATGTGCTGCGTTTTCTCCCAAAAATGTCCAGACTCCTACAAGAATTCAAATATAGGTTAATGGGATATGTTGGGTCAtataagaagaaaaagtaaaacTCCCCCATGGCTTTGGTCAGGTGGTAAGAACACACCGTGGGATGTGTGTGGGTTAGACGCATATAACATGTTCGAACCTTGGTAAACAAAAGCATGATATTTATGTGGAGAAGGATAAAGGGTCAAATCCATTATCCAGAAAATTTGGAACCATGCATCACTTAGCTTCAGACATTTATCGATTATCCAGGAAAAAAGAGAGGATCCTAATTAGAATGCTGAAAATATTACTGCTTGAAAAGCCTATTAGAAAAATGAATGGAGATGGAAGAAGATAGCAACCATGAAATAAACATTGCTTTCCTCACGGGTTAGATGGAAATAAGCCCATCTATTTTCTTTAGAGCCCTTGTACCAAAAAGACgtacaaaatcaaaaatcaagACTATGTTTAACTAAATAAGAtcgggggggtggggggggggggtggggtgggggaggAACCTTGGAAGGAAGGCAGGATGGTCTTGTGCTTTCAACTGCACTTTGCCGACAGCTAGTTGGGGCTCAGATGTAAGAGGTAACGGAtaaaaagatcaagaaaattaataataacTATTTGACGAGCTACAACTCAAAAATAGACAATCTTATAGTAATACCTGCAATTTGTGTCCAAGAAGAAACAACAAACAATGTACCCCATagaaacaatcaacataaagatGTAACAATATCAACCTTATTAAGCAGATCAATTAGCGCATTATGATGAAATCTCTTTACAATATGAAAATTGAACTCATGTAGCAGAGGCAAAACAATTCATTGTCATTATTGGAATTTCAACGATAACAATTAACGGCATAAAAGTCTATACATGTCCAGATTACCATTGGCACAGTTGTTTCCCTCTTTGTGTTTCGGAAAACTCCAAATAGTTGTTCAGTTCCCAGAACTCCTTTTATAAAATCTTCCCCAGTTTTTCCTAACGTACCTTTTTCTTAAGGGGGCCGAGCTTTGAAGTCGTAGGTCGACACAGATTCTTCTTGCTTTGGAACCTCTACATGATTGATTCTGATATACAAATAGGTCATGTTTCTTAAGTCACCCACAACCTTAAAGTAATTACAACAATCAATCTTTTacctgaaaagaaaaataaattaaaaaatgtaaTAAGAACAACTATGAGTGTTATGCTAACAACACAAGCATCTACTCGACACGTATACACACAAGAATATCAAGGCCCCTTCTGAATTTTCTATTTCCATATTCCCGGTTGAATTAGTACTGATTTGCTGCAACACCTGCAACAAAAAGCTTTATAAGTCAGTAATAGTAACGTCAACAATTTAACCGTGGTATATCGACCAAATTTATTTATGAACACTCCTAATTTTATCAACTCcaataaaataatcaagttcATATTCCGATAGGACTCCAGAAAATGGTAGTACATTTCTTAGACTTCACCACCATTGCAATTTTGTGTAACATTTAGGCTGCCAAAACCATATTGGACACCAAATGGGGAAATCTACAAGTATAGGAAGCTACAGAATTATTATGAAATAGACTACAAGAGTTTTTAAAAGCGCCAAGTGTTGGTTATTGCAAACTCTAGATCATTTGCTACACATGCCAACAAATGAAAAGAATTTATAAAGGGTCATACCGTCATAGGGAAGACATTTGAATTTTTTCCAGCAGACATTGATTGAAAAATATTACAAGGTAGTTTGtaaatcaacaaaaaaagagggaaaagtGAAGGGTAAATTTAAGAACTTACCTGGAGAGGGGTACGTAGCTTTACattaaaaagaagaatgaaaatcaaaTGGGTATGTAGGGGTACATGGTTTCTCTTGGTAACGGAATGGATGTTGCTCAAGTCAAGTTCTTAAGTAACCTCCTTCGTCCTGCATGATAACAAATCAAGGACCATAAAAATATACTTGAaagtataaaagaaaaaacGATGGAGTATTCCTGACAAATGGAATCGATAACCTGTCGGTAAAGAG contains these protein-coding regions:
- the LOC132066370 gene encoding receptor-like protein EIX2 is translated as MGHHFPQWLRTRKTYSYLDISFVGISSVAPNWFWDLSPKIMYFNISNNKISGGVPDLYSKFVASKESNYPMMDFSSNNLSGLVPSFLSNLKTLNLSKNKFVGAISFLCKIANPLFRIIELSNNLLSGELPNCLMKFEELAILNLANNNLHGKVPSSVGALHDIQSLQLRNNNFSGYLPTSLMNCFVLKILDFESQQVQWKDTNLCRLNEVRILDLSRNILSGEIPRCLNNFTSLLQDDSSNSSFLFDLGESNEYGFYSYAEDYMGDALVQWKSSEFVYNKTLGLLKIIDFSSNDLVGRVPEEIAQLGGLLSLNLSRNNLTGNIIGGIGKMENLESPGLSENQLTGRIPTSLAQLTFLSVLDLSSNNLSGKIPSSTQLQSFDPSSYAGDNELCGLPLAECPGDTDTQSPSGDHSRINNVDEDGEILSIGFYVSVASGFISVASGFILGFWGVIFTLILKQSCRDAYFQFLTNVENWIFVSTLLSLRKLKMLWS
- the LOC132066371 gene encoding receptor-like protein EIX2; this translates as MGEEEEKKECCSWKGVQCSNRTGHIMVLDIHTPQPMFNGNEYLRSNIAPSLLELQHLKYLDLSYNVFGRSGIPDFIGPLPNLKTFSALRELRLNNNQFKGILTLSVGQLSKLERLRVNSNFLEGSITESHLSNLSTLKELDLSYNSFSFQLEPNWIAPFE